A single Cupriavidus sp. D39 DNA region contains:
- a CDS encoding YgfZ/GcvT domain-containing protein, whose translation MNAPAPDRATQFEAVRQSGVVCRPAHLGLIRVAGEDAGSFLHTQLTNAVDDLAAGTARLAGYCSPKGRLLASFLIWRDEEGIVLQLSADLQPAIQKRLSMFVLRAKAKLSDLTPARAVLGVAGASGAAALQAAGLPAPAEPWDSAAAASATVIRLPDGAGLPRWQVVLPAEQADEVQAALSAQLVPVDAVVWDWLEVQAGVPRIAVATQEQFVPQMINLELVGGVSFRKGCYPGQEIVARSQYRGTLKRRMWLIHGEGEVPAAATEIFRPEDPEQPCGMLVNAAAAPQGGWDGLAELKIDAAGGALHLGSATGSPVRVGELPYAVPFGDAA comes from the coding sequence ATGAATGCCCCTGCCCCAGACCGTGCCACCCAGTTCGAAGCCGTGCGTCAAAGCGGAGTCGTCTGCCGCCCCGCGCACCTGGGCCTGATCCGGGTTGCCGGCGAAGACGCCGGCAGTTTCCTGCATACCCAGCTGACCAATGCCGTGGACGACCTGGCCGCCGGCACCGCCCGCCTGGCCGGCTACTGCTCGCCCAAGGGCCGGCTGCTGGCCAGCTTCCTGATATGGCGTGACGAGGAAGGCATCGTCCTGCAGCTGTCCGCAGACCTGCAGCCCGCTATCCAGAAGCGCTTGTCGATGTTCGTGCTGCGCGCCAAGGCCAAGCTGTCCGATCTCACGCCGGCCCGCGCCGTGCTGGGTGTGGCGGGCGCCAGTGGCGCCGCCGCCCTGCAGGCGGCAGGCCTGCCCGCGCCGGCCGAGCCCTGGGACAGCGCCGCGGCTGCCAGCGCCACCGTGATCCGGCTGCCCGACGGCGCCGGCCTGCCGCGCTGGCAGGTGGTGCTGCCGGCCGAACAGGCCGACGAAGTCCAGGCTGCGCTGTCGGCACAACTGGTGCCGGTGGATGCCGTGGTGTGGGACTGGCTGGAAGTACAGGCCGGCGTGCCGCGCATCGCCGTTGCCACGCAGGAGCAGTTCGTGCCACAGATGATCAACCTGGAGCTGGTCGGCGGCGTGAGCTTTCGCAAGGGCTGCTATCCGGGTCAGGAAATCGTCGCGCGCAGCCAGTACCGCGGCACGCTCAAGCGCCGCATGTGGCTGATCCATGGCGAAGGCGAGGTGCCGGCCGCGGCCACCGAGATCTTCCGCCCCGAGGATCCTGAGCAGCCCTGCGGCATGTTGGTCAATGCCGCCGCCGCGCCGCAAGGCGGCTGGGACGGCCTGGCCGAACTGAAGATCGATGCGGCGGGTGGCGCCCTGCACCTGGGCAGCGCTACCGGCAGCCCGGTGCGCGTGGGCGAGCTGCCCTACGCGGTCCCGTTCGGCGACGCCGCCTGA
- the otnI gene encoding 2-oxo-tetronate isomerase, with translation MPRFAANLSMMYTEHAFLDRFAAAAADGFKAVEYLFPYEHTAAEIRARLDANGLTQALFNAPPGDWNAGERGMAALPGREAEFRDAFARALEYAAVIGNNKVHVMAGLVPAGADHGRHRACYLENLAHAAQAAAAQGVTVLIEPINARDMPGYFLNRQDDGQAICKEVGAANLKVQFDCYHCQIVEGDLAVKLKRDFAGIGHIQIAGVPERHEPDLGELNYPYLFDVIDGLGYDGWIGCEYRPRAGTSAGLGWLKPYLKG, from the coding sequence ATGCCGCGTTTTGCCGCCAACCTGTCGATGATGTACACCGAGCACGCCTTCCTGGACCGCTTCGCCGCCGCGGCGGCGGACGGTTTCAAGGCCGTGGAGTACCTCTTCCCGTATGAGCACACTGCTGCCGAAATCCGCGCCCGCCTCGATGCCAATGGCCTGACGCAGGCGCTGTTCAACGCGCCGCCGGGCGACTGGAACGCCGGCGAGCGCGGCATGGCCGCCCTGCCGGGGCGCGAAGCCGAGTTCCGCGATGCCTTCGCCCGTGCGCTGGAATACGCTGCCGTGATCGGCAACAACAAGGTCCACGTGATGGCCGGCCTGGTGCCGGCCGGCGCTGACCACGGGCGTCATCGCGCCTGCTACCTGGAGAACCTGGCGCATGCCGCGCAGGCCGCTGCCGCCCAGGGCGTCACCGTACTGATCGAGCCGATCAATGCGCGCGACATGCCGGGTTACTTCCTCAACCGCCAGGACGACGGACAGGCCATCTGCAAGGAAGTCGGCGCGGCCAACCTGAAGGTGCAGTTCGACTGCTACCACTGCCAGATCGTGGAGGGCGACCTCGCCGTCAAGCTCAAGCGGGACTTCGCCGGCATCGGCCACATCCAGATCGCCGGCGTGCCAGAGCGCCACGAGCCGGACCTGGGCGAGCTGAACTACCCGTACCTGTTCGACGTGATCGACGGCCTGGGCTATGACGGCTGGATCGGCTGCGAATACCGTCCGCGCGCCGGCACCTCGGCGGGTTTGGGCTGGCTCAAGCCTTACCTGAAAGGCTGA
- the denD gene encoding D-erythronate dehydrogenase, with amino-acid sequence MQVLITGGAGFLGLQLARQLLKRGTLDIDGKPVAIAGLTLLDVVAPPPLDDARVRVVTGDLSDPAVLAQAIDARTGAVFHLAAVVSGQAEADFDLGMRVNMDAARALLETCRALHVKHGIRPRVVFTSSVAVYGGTLPAVVQDDTALNPQSSYGAQKAIGELLLSDYSRRGFVDGRVLRLPTISVRPGKPNAAASSFASGIIREPLAGVAANCPVSPETPLWLLSPRGAIAALVRGMEIDGAEFGQRRTVNLPGLSVTPKEMVAALRRVAGDSVADRVSWEREARIENIVGTWPAAWNTERALALGFQGDADFDAVIRAYMEDAGIASR; translated from the coding sequence ATGCAAGTACTGATCACCGGCGGGGCCGGGTTTCTCGGCCTGCAACTGGCCCGCCAACTGCTAAAACGCGGCACCCTGGACATCGACGGCAAGCCCGTGGCCATCGCAGGCCTGACGCTGCTCGACGTGGTAGCGCCGCCCCCGCTGGACGACGCGCGCGTGCGCGTGGTCACCGGCGACCTGTCCGATCCCGCGGTACTGGCGCAGGCCATCGATGCGCGCACCGGCGCGGTGTTCCATCTGGCGGCGGTGGTCAGCGGCCAGGCCGAGGCGGATTTTGACCTGGGCATGCGCGTGAACATGGATGCTGCGCGCGCGTTGCTGGAAACCTGCCGGGCGCTTCACGTGAAACATGGCATCCGGCCACGCGTGGTGTTCACCAGTTCGGTAGCCGTGTACGGCGGCACCCTGCCCGCTGTGGTGCAGGACGATACCGCGCTCAATCCGCAATCTTCCTACGGCGCGCAGAAGGCCATCGGCGAGTTGCTGCTGTCGGACTACAGCCGCCGCGGCTTTGTCGACGGCCGCGTGCTGCGGCTGCCGACCATCAGCGTGCGGCCGGGCAAGCCCAATGCCGCCGCATCGTCGTTTGCCAGCGGGATCATCCGCGAGCCGTTGGCAGGCGTTGCCGCCAATTGCCCGGTCTCGCCGGAAACGCCGCTGTGGCTGCTGTCCCCGCGCGGGGCGATTGCCGCGCTGGTGCGGGGCATGGAAATCGATGGCGCCGAATTTGGCCAACGACGCACGGTGAACCTGCCCGGCTTGTCGGTCACGCCGAAGGAAATGGTCGCGGCATTGCGGCGCGTGGCCGGCGACAGCGTGGCGGATCGCGTGAGCTGGGAGCGCGAGGCGCGCATCGAGAATATCGTCGGCACCTGGCCTGCCGCCTGGAATACGGAGCGCGCGCTGGCGCTGGGATTCCAGGGCGACGCGGATTTCGATGCGGTGATCCGGGCGTATATGGAGGATGCGGGAATAGCGTCGCGTTGA
- the mltG gene encoding endolytic transglycosylase MltG encodes MKRLFLRLVLVAVIFTIAAAGAFAWWANRPLTLTASPIEVVIKPNSSVASVGRQIQRGGVQMDPRLFALLVRLTGHGADLKAGGYEFDNSATPLSVIGKIARGEVNHYVLTVIEGWEFRKMRAAVDAHPALKHDSRGLSDAELMKAIGAPEPGPEGLFFPDTYLFARGSSDLELYKHAYRAMQRRLTDAWNARAPDLPYKSPYDALIMASIVEKETGQQAERALIAAVFVNRLKKGMMLQTDPTVIYGMGEAFEGNIRKRDLQADTPYNTYTRNGLPPTPIALPGLASLAAATAPAPSDALYFVARGDGSSHFSNSLPEHNRAVDKYQRGK; translated from the coding sequence ATGAAACGTCTTTTCCTGCGGCTGGTGCTGGTCGCCGTGATTTTTACGATTGCCGCCGCCGGCGCCTTTGCCTGGTGGGCCAATCGTCCGCTCACGCTGACTGCCTCGCCCATCGAGGTGGTGATCAAGCCTAACTCCAGCGTGGCCAGCGTTGGCCGCCAGATCCAGCGCGGCGGTGTGCAGATGGACCCTCGCCTGTTTGCGCTGCTGGTGCGGCTTACCGGCCACGGCGCCGACCTCAAGGCCGGCGGCTACGAGTTCGACAATAGCGCTACGCCGCTGTCGGTGATCGGCAAGATCGCCCGGGGCGAGGTCAACCACTATGTGCTGACCGTCATCGAAGGCTGGGAATTCCGCAAGATGCGCGCCGCCGTGGATGCGCACCCGGCGCTCAAGCACGATAGCCGCGGCCTGTCTGACGCAGAATTGATGAAGGCCATCGGCGCGCCCGAGCCGGGGCCGGAGGGCCTGTTCTTCCCCGACACCTACCTGTTCGCCCGTGGCAGCAGCGATCTCGAACTGTACAAGCATGCCTATCGCGCCATGCAGCGCCGGCTGACGGACGCCTGGAACGCCAGGGCGCCCGACCTGCCGTACAAGTCGCCTTATGATGCGCTGATCATGGCCTCGATCGTGGAGAAGGAAACCGGCCAGCAGGCCGAGCGAGCGCTGATTGCCGCCGTGTTCGTCAACCGGCTCAAGAAGGGCATGATGCTGCAGACCGATCCTACGGTGATCTACGGCATGGGCGAAGCGTTCGAGGGCAATATCCGCAAGCGCGACCTGCAGGCCGACACCCCTTACAATACCTACACACGCAACGGCCTGCCGCCCACCCCGATCGCATTGCCCGGGCTGGCCTCGCTGGCCGCCGCCACCGCGCCGGCCCCGTCCGACGCACTGTATTTCGTGGCGCGCGGCGACGGCAGCAGCCATTTCTCCAACTCGCTTCCCGAACACAACCGCGCGGTAGATAAATACCAGCGCGGCAAATAA
- a CDS encoding LysR substrate-binding domain-containing protein has translation MAAVNFDLDVLRSFVVGMELGSYARAADRLGRSTSAVSAQLKKLEEQAGTAIFRKAGRGLALTEAGETMLAYARRLLELNDEAAAAVHGVALEGWVRFGLQQDFGEVLLPQVLGRFARAHPKVKIEARVARNTELLDSVAAGRLDLALAWDDGVRMPHVEQVAMLPMRWIGPAAARAPWQGSGPLPLVAFEAPCRFRTAGTAALDRAGMAWRVAFSSASLGGLWAGAAAGLGLTIRTDMGLPPSVRAWKPGEGGLPELPSLALALYRKDAELEAPAARLAGIVSEAVRAALPARLAAAA, from the coding sequence ATGGCAGCTGTGAACTTCGACCTCGATGTGCTGCGCAGCTTCGTGGTGGGCATGGAGCTTGGCAGCTATGCGCGGGCCGCCGACCGGCTGGGCCGCTCCACCTCGGCGGTCAGCGCGCAGCTCAAGAAGCTGGAGGAGCAGGCGGGCACGGCGATCTTTCGCAAGGCCGGGCGGGGACTGGCGCTGACGGAGGCGGGCGAGACCATGCTGGCCTATGCACGCAGGCTGCTGGAGCTTAACGACGAGGCCGCCGCCGCCGTGCACGGCGTGGCGTTGGAGGGCTGGGTGCGGTTCGGCTTGCAGCAGGATTTTGGCGAAGTGCTGCTGCCCCAGGTGCTGGGCCGGTTCGCCCGTGCGCATCCCAAGGTGAAGATCGAGGCACGCGTGGCGCGCAACACCGAGCTGCTGGACAGCGTGGCCGCCGGCCGGCTGGACCTGGCGCTGGCGTGGGACGACGGCGTGCGGATGCCGCATGTGGAACAGGTGGCGATGTTGCCGATGCGCTGGATCGGGCCCGCCGCCGCGCGCGCGCCGTGGCAAGGCAGCGGCCCGCTGCCCCTGGTGGCGTTCGAGGCGCCGTGCCGTTTCCGCACGGCCGGCACCGCCGCGCTGGACCGCGCCGGCATGGCCTGGCGGGTGGCTTTCAGCAGCGCGAGCCTGGGCGGCCTGTGGGCCGGGGCAGCGGCCGGGCTGGGGCTGACCATCCGCACAGACATGGGCTTGCCGCCGTCCGTGAGGGCCTGGAAGCCGGGCGAGGGCGGGCTGCCCGAACTGCCCTCGCTGGCACTGGCGCTTTACCGCAAGGATGCTGAGCTGGAGGCGCCCGCTGCCCGGCTGGCAGGCATCGTGAGCGAGGCGGTTCGGGCCGCGTTGCCGGCCAGGCTGGCGGCTGCGGCCTGA
- a CDS encoding FadR/GntR family transcriptional regulator, with amino-acid sequence MFQKVPARALTDTVAEQLLEKIENGAFGRGDKLPTEAVLSEEFGVSRTVIREAIARLRHEGVVESRQGSGVFVTEQAGIRPLRIDYTDVATLESVLHIVELRRAIEAEVAAQAARDRTDASMMAIDSALARIDAEEAAGGDGVAADVAFHRTIAEATGNPFFLKTLAFLSQYLETATRVTRTNEARRADFSRQVREEHQAIVAAIRAGDALAARNAAETHMYNAARRLSHGGQPDTATDLADAPARGLSH; translated from the coding sequence GTGTTCCAGAAAGTCCCGGCCCGAGCCCTGACAGACACCGTTGCTGAACAGCTGCTGGAGAAGATCGAGAACGGCGCCTTCGGCCGTGGCGACAAGCTGCCCACGGAGGCGGTGCTGTCCGAGGAATTCGGCGTCAGCCGCACCGTGATCCGCGAAGCCATCGCGAGGCTGCGCCACGAAGGCGTGGTGGAATCGCGCCAGGGCAGCGGCGTGTTCGTTACCGAGCAGGCCGGCATCCGGCCGCTGCGGATCGACTACACCGATGTGGCCACGCTGGAATCCGTGCTGCACATCGTGGAATTGCGCCGGGCCATCGAGGCTGAGGTGGCGGCCCAGGCGGCGCGCGACCGCACCGATGCCAGCATGATGGCCATCGACTCTGCACTGGCCCGCATCGACGCCGAGGAAGCCGCCGGCGGCGATGGCGTGGCTGCCGACGTGGCCTTTCACCGGACCATCGCGGAGGCCACCGGCAATCCGTTCTTTCTCAAGACGCTGGCGTTCCTGAGCCAGTACCTGGAAACCGCTACCCGTGTGACCCGTACCAACGAGGCGCGCCGCGCGGATTTCTCGCGCCAGGTGCGCGAGGAACACCAGGCCATCGTGGCCGCCATCCGCGCCGGCGACGCGCTGGCCGCGCGCAACGCGGCCGAGACCCATATGTACAACGCGGCGCGGCGCCTGTCCCATGGCGGGCAGCCCGACACCGCCACCGACCTTGCCGACGCGCCCGCGCGCGGCCTCTCCCACTGA
- a CDS encoding DUF4936 family protein, whose protein sequence is MSDHLYVYFRVPEARADEAIAHWHRWMETVAEASGIGGTLLRRPEARDGMQTWMEAYADVPPAFDQLLDGLWRQSGLQQWISGERQVERFVDIDQL, encoded by the coding sequence ATGAGCGACCACCTTTACGTCTATTTCCGGGTACCCGAAGCCCGTGCCGATGAGGCCATTGCGCACTGGCACCGCTGGATGGAGACCGTTGCCGAAGCGAGCGGAATTGGTGGTACGCTCTTACGCAGGCCCGAGGCGCGCGACGGCATGCAGACCTGGATGGAAGCCTACGCCGATGTGCCGCCAGCCTTCGACCAGTTGCTCGATGGGCTGTGGCGGCAGAGCGGGCTGCAGCAGTGGATCAGCGGCGAGCGGCAGGTGGAGCGTTTTGTCGATATCGACCAGCTCTGA
- the ltnD gene encoding L-threonate dehydrogenase yields MSKSIGVIGLGAMGNGVAHSLLRAGFKVHACDLRPDVLQRFADAGGIPCASPAELGGKCDVVVTLVVNAAQTEAVLFGEQGAASGLRPGTLVIASATVPPSFAEALGKRLGERGILLLDAPVSGGAARAASGEMTMMTSGPAEAYALAEDVLAAMAGKVYRLGDAHGAGSKVKIINQLLAGVHIAAAAEAMALGLREGVDADALFEVITHSAGNSWMFENRVPHILSGDYTPLSAVDIFVKDLGLVLDTARTSKFPLPLSAAAHQMFMMASSAGHGGEDDSAVIKIFPGIELPAKKAE; encoded by the coding sequence ATGAGCAAATCAATTGGCGTCATCGGCCTCGGCGCGATGGGCAACGGCGTAGCGCACAGCCTGCTGCGCGCCGGTTTCAAGGTACATGCCTGCGACCTGCGGCCCGACGTGCTGCAGCGCTTTGCCGATGCGGGAGGCATCCCCTGCGCCAGCCCGGCCGAACTCGGCGGCAAATGCGATGTGGTGGTGACGCTGGTGGTCAACGCCGCGCAGACCGAGGCCGTGCTGTTCGGCGAACAAGGCGCGGCAAGCGGCCTGCGCCCCGGCACCCTGGTGATCGCCAGCGCGACCGTGCCGCCGAGTTTTGCCGAAGCACTGGGCAAGCGGCTGGGCGAGCGCGGCATCCTGCTACTGGACGCACCGGTTTCCGGCGGCGCCGCTCGCGCCGCCAGCGGCGAAATGACCATGATGACTTCCGGGCCGGCCGAAGCCTATGCGCTGGCCGAGGATGTGCTGGCCGCCATGGCCGGCAAGGTCTACCGACTGGGCGACGCGCATGGCGCGGGCTCCAAGGTCAAGATCATCAACCAGTTGCTGGCCGGCGTGCATATCGCCGCGGCGGCCGAAGCCATGGCGCTGGGCCTGCGTGAAGGCGTGGATGCCGATGCCCTGTTCGAGGTCATCACCCACAGCGCGGGCAACTCGTGGATGTTCGAGAACCGCGTGCCGCATATCCTGTCGGGCGACTACACGCCGCTGTCCGCGGTCGATATCTTCGTCAAGGACCTCGGCCTGGTGCTCGATACCGCGCGCACCAGCAAATTCCCGCTACCGCTGTCGGCCGCGGCGCACCAGATGTTCATGATGGCGTCCAGCGCGGGACACGGCGGCGAGGACGATTCCGCGGTGATCAAGATCTTCCCCGGCATCGAACTGCCGGCAAAGAAGGCCGAGTAA
- a CDS encoding MFS transporter: protein MPGPAGAALAPRHGPGHRWKVLALGVAANASFAAAFSGIPTTAVLMRAGYRISDGELGFCLGMMGLGIAVSEVPWGLLTDRWGDRRVLLTGLVATALWLVLMAAFVAPLPGHIPGNAVLALGLLMLGLLGGSVNGSSGRAVMAWFREGERGLAMSIRQTAVPAGGGIGALTLPMLAQSFGFAAVYGTLAVLCGVTVVFAWRWMHEPPAGPARATLPASGAPGKASPGPLRSAQVWRLVSGMGLMCVPQVAVLTFATIFLHDFSHIGIAAAGMAVAAVQVGAAVMRVWSGRWTDRHGNRRTYMRACSLLTLLVFATLAGLTWLCAAAPGWHAVLTPVLMACLVLGGICTSAWHGVAFTELATIAGASRAGTALGLGNTFAFSGFFLVPLAIPVVAAGYGWAAVWLAASASALLARPLFARQAHA, encoded by the coding sequence ATGCCTGGCCCTGCCGGCGCAGCCCTCGCCCCACGCCACGGCCCGGGTCACCGCTGGAAAGTACTGGCCCTCGGCGTCGCGGCCAATGCCAGCTTTGCCGCCGCGTTCTCGGGCATTCCCACCACCGCGGTGCTGATGCGCGCCGGCTACCGGATCAGCGATGGCGAGCTGGGTTTTTGCCTGGGCATGATGGGGCTTGGCATTGCGGTAAGCGAAGTGCCGTGGGGCTTGCTGACCGACCGCTGGGGCGACCGCCGCGTGCTGCTGACCGGCCTGGTGGCCACCGCGCTGTGGCTGGTGCTGATGGCGGCGTTCGTGGCGCCGCTGCCGGGCCATATCCCGGGCAACGCCGTGCTGGCGCTGGGCTTGCTGATGCTGGGCCTGCTGGGTGGCAGCGTCAACGGCTCCAGCGGCCGCGCCGTGATGGCGTGGTTCCGCGAAGGCGAACGGGGCCTTGCGATGAGCATCCGCCAGACCGCGGTGCCCGCCGGTGGCGGGATTGGCGCGCTGACGCTGCCGATGCTGGCGCAGTCCTTTGGCTTTGCCGCGGTCTACGGCACACTGGCCGTGCTCTGCGGCGTCACCGTCGTATTTGCCTGGCGCTGGATGCACGAGCCGCCGGCCGGCCCGGCGCGCGCCACGTTGCCCGCAAGCGGTGCGCCCGGCAAGGCGAGCCCCGGCCCGTTGAGAAGTGCGCAGGTCTGGAGGCTGGTCAGCGGCATGGGCTTGATGTGCGTGCCGCAAGTGGCCGTGCTGACCTTCGCGACGATCTTCCTGCACGATTTCAGCCACATCGGCATTGCCGCGGCGGGCATGGCCGTGGCGGCGGTCCAGGTAGGCGCCGCCGTCATGCGGGTATGGAGCGGCCGCTGGACGGATCGCCATGGCAACCGCCGCACCTATATGCGCGCTTGCAGCTTGCTGACCTTGCTTGTGTTCGCCACGCTGGCGGGGCTGACCTGGCTGTGCGCAGCCGCACCGGGCTGGCATGCCGTGCTTACGCCGGTGCTGATGGCTTGCCTGGTGCTGGGCGGCATCTGCACTTCGGCCTGGCATGGCGTGGCCTTCACCGAGCTGGCGACGATTGCAGGTGCCAGCCGCGCGGGCACCGCGCTCGGGCTGGGCAATACCTTTGCGTTCTCGGGCTTCTTCCTGGTGCCGCTGGCGATTCCCGTAGTGGCCGCCGGCTATGGCTGGGCGGCCGTATGGCTGGCGGCCAGCGCAAGCGCGCTATTGGCGCGGCCCTTGTTTGCGCGGCAGGCCCACGCCTGA
- a CDS encoding YbgC/FadM family acyl-CoA thioesterase, whose translation MAKEDFRHSMPLRVRWAEVDPQSIVFNAHYLTYCDICVTEYWRAVGIRYPEDVLHAHGVDIFVVKSTLEYHASARFDDMLEIRGRIARLGRSSMLFRVEMYRGDEHLVTGEIVYVCADPATQKSAPIPGPVRETITAYEVVKPDA comes from the coding sequence ATGGCAAAGGAAGATTTCCGTCACAGCATGCCATTGCGGGTGCGTTGGGCCGAGGTGGATCCGCAGTCGATCGTGTTCAATGCGCATTACCTGACCTACTGCGATATCTGCGTGACGGAGTACTGGCGGGCGGTGGGCATCCGGTATCCGGAGGATGTACTGCACGCGCACGGCGTGGATATCTTCGTGGTGAAGTCCACGCTGGAGTATCACGCGTCGGCGCGCTTTGACGACATGCTGGAGATCCGGGGGCGGATTGCCCGCCTGGGCCGCTCCAGCATGCTGTTCCGCGTGGAGATGTACCGTGGCGACGAGCACTTGGTCACGGGCGAGATCGTCTATGTCTGCGCGGATCCCGCTACGCAGAAGTCGGCGCCGATCCCGGGGCCGGTACGGGAAACGATCACGGCTTATGAAGTGGTGAAGCCGGACGCTTGA
- a CDS encoding GNAT family N-acetyltransferase, with translation MTITIRLAPWSEARETARAIRYAVFVEEQGVPVELEWDEWDEPSWHALALAEDGSALATGRLLPDGHIGRMAVLKSARGSGVGAMVLDALMAKAAALGYPELVLNAQSYAAPFYARVGFEQVGEEFEEAGIPHVEMRKLLR, from the coding sequence ATGACAATCACCATCCGCCTCGCCCCCTGGTCCGAAGCACGCGAAACCGCGCGCGCCATCCGCTATGCCGTCTTCGTCGAAGAGCAGGGCGTGCCGGTGGAGCTGGAATGGGACGAATGGGATGAGCCGAGCTGGCACGCCCTGGCGCTGGCCGAGGACGGCAGCGCGCTGGCCACCGGCCGCCTGCTGCCGGATGGCCACATCGGCCGCATGGCGGTGCTCAAGTCCGCGCGCGGCAGCGGCGTCGGCGCCATGGTGCTGGACGCCCTGATGGCCAAGGCCGCGGCGCTTGGCTACCCCGAGCTGGTGCTCAATGCGCAGAGCTATGCGGCCCCGTTCTACGCGCGAGTGGGCTTCGAGCAGGTCGGCGAGGAATTTGAAGAGGCCGGCATTCCTCACGTGGAAATGCGCAAATTGCTGCGTTGA
- the tmk gene encoding dTMP kinase — protein MRGKFITFEGIDGAGKSTHVEWVADRLRARLAGIAPVVTTREPGGTPLGEDLRQLLLHRKMHLETEALLMFAARREHIAEVIEPALTRGDWVVSDRFTDATFAYQGGGRGLPRARLEVLETWVQDGLQPDLTLLFDVPLETASARLAGAREPDKFEAESRAFFERTRQEYLRRAAESPQRFRVIDATRSIPEIQVELEKILATL, from the coding sequence ATGCGCGGAAAATTCATCACATTCGAAGGCATCGACGGTGCCGGCAAGAGCACCCACGTGGAATGGGTGGCGGACCGCCTGCGTGCCCGCCTGGCGGGCATCGCACCCGTGGTCACCACCCGCGAGCCCGGCGGCACCCCGCTTGGCGAGGATCTGCGGCAGTTGCTGCTGCATCGCAAGATGCACCTTGAAACAGAGGCCTTGCTGATGTTCGCCGCCCGCCGCGAACATATTGCCGAGGTCATCGAACCCGCCCTGACGCGCGGCGACTGGGTGGTTTCCGACCGCTTCACCGATGCCACTTTTGCCTACCAGGGCGGTGGCCGGGGCCTGCCGCGCGCACGGCTCGAAGTGCTGGAAACCTGGGTGCAGGATGGCCTGCAGCCCGATCTCACGCTGCTGTTCGATGTGCCGCTGGAAACCGCCAGCGCGCGCCTGGCCGGCGCCCGCGAGCCCGACAAGTTCGAGGCCGAATCGCGCGCCTTCTTCGAGCGCACGCGGCAGGAGTACCTGCGCCGCGCGGCGGAGTCCCCGCAGCGTTTCCGGGTCATCGACGCCACCCGGAGCATTCCCGAGATTCAGGTAGAGCTTGAGAAAATCCTCGCAACACTTTGA
- a CDS encoding aldolase: protein MSTEASLREEICRIGASLYQRGYTVGSAGNISARMEDGWLITPTDACLGMLDPAAIAKVDSGGNWVAGDKPSKTLTLHRAIYDNNPQAHGVVHTHSTHLVALSLAGAWQPDDVLPPITPYYVMKVGHIPLIPYHRPGDPAVAARVAQLAAEVRGVLLARLGPVVWEATVSRAAFALEELEETAKLWLMLKDKPDPLDEQALAELRDTFKARW from the coding sequence ATGAGCACCGAAGCCAGCCTGCGCGAAGAGATCTGCCGCATCGGCGCCAGCCTCTACCAGCGCGGCTACACCGTCGGCAGCGCCGGCAATATCAGCGCGCGCATGGAGGACGGCTGGCTGATCACGCCGACCGATGCGTGCCTGGGCATGCTGGACCCGGCCGCCATCGCCAAGGTGGACAGTGGCGGCAACTGGGTGGCCGGCGACAAGCCGTCCAAGACGCTGACCCTGCACCGCGCCATCTATGACAACAACCCGCAGGCCCACGGCGTGGTGCACACGCACTCCACCCACCTGGTGGCGCTGAGCCTGGCGGGCGCATGGCAACCGGACGATGTGCTACCGCCGATCACGCCTTACTACGTGATGAAGGTCGGGCATATCCCGTTGATTCCCTACCATCGCCCGGGCGACCCGGCGGTGGCGGCGCGTGTTGCCCAGCTGGCCGCTGAAGTGCGCGGCGTGCTGCTCGCGCGCCTTGGCCCGGTGGTGTGGGAGGCCACCGTCTCGCGCGCGGCCTTCGCGCTCGAGGAACTCGAAGAAACCGCCAAGCTCTGGCTGATGCTCAAGGACAAGCCTGACCCGCTCGACGAGCAAGCGCTGGCCGAACTGCGCGATACGTTCAAGGCGCGCTGGTAG